A stretch of Apostichopus japonicus isolate 1M-3 chromosome 9, ASM3797524v1, whole genome shotgun sequence DNA encodes these proteins:
- the LOC139973878 gene encoding E3 ubiquitin-protein ligase TRIM56-like: protein MALQANGRFPDAELLRCTMCMNRFKLPKILPCAHSFCQGCLMAYQSKLADQPFSCPTCRLIIDVPESGVRGFPSNVCFINLAERLDFFEQLTAQAGKAQKCNFCQKDEIVAFCLECSIAVCVTCQKGHSRLPGMKLHSVIRIEKVTDPKYMAKIAIVKAPYCWKHQREKFRYYCTVCNKLVCRDCTILDHRDHECIEAKRQAPDTREDLEALLEQADQQMENYVQHIKTGKEGIENIESKAREQCQNVEETFEAVVKTLRSNRDALCSQIMTIREKKVASVQNDVREAAKWVKSMRNAQTVTRKIVEVNNPWEILAMKESLSEAFETYRREAERRKNWGYNELDLSASFSPAFNAEEMSSLKIGDTVEESLVLLNYDPVKNQVVRQYVTN from the coding sequence ATGGCACTTCAGGCGAACGGTAGATTTCCAGATGCGGAGTTACTTCGTTGCACAATGTGCATGAATCGCTTCAAATTACCAAAGATTCTTCCTTGCGCCCATAGTTTCTGTCAGGGGTGTCTCATGGCTTACCAAAGTAAACTTGCTGACCAGCCGTTTTCGTGCCCGACTTGCAGACTGATAATAGATGTACCGGAAAGTGGGGTCAGAGGATTCCCGTCTaatgtttgtttcataaatcTCGCAGAAAGATTAGACTTTTTCGAACAATTAACTGCGCAAGCTGGTAAAGCCCAAAAATGCAACTTCTGCCAAAAAGACGAAATCGTTGCTTTCTGTTTGGAATGTAGTATCGCTGTGTGTGTCACGTGTCAGAAAGGCCATTCAAGGTTACCCGGGATGAAACTTCATTCGGTTATCCGTATCGAGAAAGTTACCGACCCCAAGTACATGGCAAAGATTGCCATAGTGAAGGCTCCTTACTGTTGGAAGCACCAGAGAGAGAAGTTCCGTTATTACTGCACAGTTTGCAACAAACTCGTTTGCAGAGATTGTACAATACTGGATCACAGAGACCACGAATGCATAGAAGCGAAAAGACAAGCTCCCGATACCAGGGAAGATCTGGAAGCCCTTCTAGAGCAAGCTGACCAGCAAATGGAAAATTATGTTCAGCACATTAAGACAGGAAAGGAAGGGATAGAGAATATTGAAAGCAAGGCTCGCGAACAATGCCAAAACGTCGAAGAAACGTTTGAAGCAGTCGTAAAGACGCTTCGTTCTAATAGGGACGCCCTGTGTAGTCAAATAATGACAATCAGGGAAAAGAAAGTTGCTAGCGTTCAAAATGACGTCAGAGAAGCGGCAAAATGGGTAAAGAGCATGCGCAATGCTCAAACAGTGACGCGAAAAATCGTTGAGGTCAACAACCCGTGGGAAATCTTAGCCATGAAAGAAAGTCTCTCAGAGGCGTTTGAGACTTACCGCAGGGAGGCTGAAAGACGAAAGAACTGGGGTTACAACGAATTAGATCTTAGCGCCAGTTTCTCTCCAGCCTTTAATGCCGAGGAAATGTCCTCGCTGAAAATAGGGGATACGGTAGAGGAATCTCTGGTCCTCCTAAATTATGATCCAGTAAAGAATCAGGTCGTAAGACAATACGTAACCAATTAG
- the LOC139972957 gene encoding E3 ubiquitin-protein ligase TRIM56-like produces MAESSLVKDLHDNFLQCAICMEGYKSPRMLPCIHSFCLKCLEKLAQSLQNKPFSCPTCRAAVAIPKTGLKDLPSNFLLVSLMERFNLADTTGSTSSSKCNLCNGIQNIQRCIDCDMYVCVTCKQYHDKMPDCHDHKVIPIDKLSDEKYIKGILALEVPRCSEHQKEKLRFYCTTCSKLVCRDCAIVGHRGHECLEPKTRVNIAKRNLERAIENSGKAVISVQQMRANVNAATTSIEQEIAESEQNVDQQYDQGIERLNADRNKLKVELEEIRNKKCTPLKEINDEVTNWTEAMENTQVVAKKIMAAENQWDVLGMEKNITDAFKKLHDDKVALNKKHLRVQEASSTTLTFSPSAMSVSSSVSEISTPVNGNLLGTIKQSPQKTSHVAYAATNYAMKKRNRKPYYIIRCDEYEEPPW; encoded by the coding sequence atGGCGGAGAGTAGCCTCGTGAAAGATCTGCACGATAATTTCCTGCAGTGCGCAATATGTATGGAAGGCTACAAAAGTCCCCGGATGTTACCATGTATCCACAGCTTTTGTCTCAAGTGCTTGGAAAAGCTCGCACAAAGTCTTCAAAACAAACCGTTCTCTTGTCCGACATGTCGAGCGGCAGTGGCAATACCCAAAACTGGTTTAAAGGATCTACCAAGTAATTTCCTATTGGTGAGTTTGATGGAGCGTTTTAACTTGGCGGACACAACAGGATCAACATCCTCAtcaaaatgtaatttatgtaaCGGTATCCAGAATATCCAACGTTGTATCGACTGTGACATGTATGTTTGTGTCACTTGCAAGCAGTACCATGACAAGATGCCAGACTGTCACGATCATAAGGTTATCCCGATTGACAAATTAAGTgacgaaaaatatatcaaaggTATCCTTGCTTTGGAAGTACCGCGGTGCAGCGAACATCAAAAAGAGAAACTACGCTTTTACTGTACAACCTGTAGTAAACTTGTTTGCCGAGATTGTGCAATCGTCGGTCATCGAGGTCATGAGTGTCTGGAACCTAAGACAAGAGTAAATATTGCCAAACGAAATTTAGAGCGTGCTATAGAAAACAGCGGAAAGGCGGTCATATCGGTTCAACAAATGAGAGCAAATGTCAATGCAGCTACAACAAGTATCGAGCAGGAAATTGCCGAAAGTGAACAAAATGTTGATCAGCAGTATGATCAAGGTATTGAAAGGTTGAATGCTGACAGGAATAAATTGAAAGTAGAACTAGAGGAGATTAGGAACAAAAAGTGCACTCCATTAAAGGAGATAAATGATGAAGTCACAAACTGGACGGAGGCGATGGAAAATACCCAGGTAGTGGCGAAGAAGATCATGGCAGCAGAAAACCAATGGGATGTACTTGGGATGGAGAAGAATATAACAGACGCCTTTAAAAAGCTCCATGACGATAAGGTTGCtctaaacaaaaaacatttaagGGTTCAAGAAGCGTCAAGTACTACATTAACGTTTTCCCCCTCTGCGATGAGTGTATCTAGTTCGGTATCAGAGATATCAACTCCAGTCAATGGGAATCTATTAGGTACCATCAAACAATCTCCTCAAAAGACAAGTCATGTGGCATATGCAGCCACAAATTACgcaatgaagaaaagaaatagaaaaccATATTACATTATTAGGTGTGACGAATACGAGGAACCACCATGGTAA